The following proteins come from a genomic window of Natronosalvus vescus:
- a CDS encoding FAD-binding oxidoreductase, whose product MVSDADTDDPIDKFDADVFGDVIRPKDSDYEEARCVWNGMIDKQPAAIARCRDVADVIAAVAFARDEGLVVAVRGGGHNAAGLGTCDGGIVIDCSPMNWVDVDPDARRVRVGGGATWRDVDHATQSFGLAVPGGVVSHTGVAGLTLGGGYGHLRRAYGLTCDNLVSVDLVTADGRFLTASEDEHTDLFWAVRGGGGAFGVVTAFEFEAHQIGTELATVETWHPIEDATAAFETWRDFVETAPRTVSGEAIIWGVPEDPHFPEEYHNKSVAIITAVHSGDDREGEELLRPLREFGSPLFDFSGRTRYLDLQQGFDPFFPAQKHRYYQGSVYLDSLDDDTITDIVDREGSRPDPRILYYVWNLGGAIADVPEHATAFSGREHPYLLALDCKWDDPEADEAVLDWARSFQRDMEIHSPGGGYRNFPGLGEADDIDSERSPRGDETTDRLIELKDQYDPTNVFSRNHSVRPSESERADGGTGHE is encoded by the coding sequence ATGGTGTCTGACGCAGATACAGACGACCCAATCGACAAGTTCGATGCGGACGTCTTCGGCGACGTCATACGGCCCAAGGATTCCGACTACGAAGAAGCACGTTGCGTCTGGAACGGCATGATCGACAAACAACCCGCCGCAATCGCCCGCTGTCGAGATGTCGCCGACGTCATCGCCGCGGTCGCGTTCGCCCGCGACGAGGGCCTGGTCGTCGCCGTTCGTGGCGGCGGACACAACGCCGCGGGTCTCGGAACCTGTGACGGCGGGATCGTCATTGACTGCTCCCCAATGAACTGGGTCGACGTTGACCCGGATGCACGGCGCGTCCGCGTCGGCGGTGGTGCCACCTGGCGAGACGTCGATCACGCGACCCAGTCGTTCGGACTGGCCGTTCCTGGTGGGGTCGTTTCCCACACTGGCGTCGCGGGCCTCACACTCGGCGGCGGATACGGCCACCTCCGACGAGCGTATGGGCTGACCTGCGACAACCTCGTCTCGGTCGATCTGGTCACCGCCGACGGCCGCTTCCTGACCGCCAGCGAGGATGAGCATACCGACCTCTTCTGGGCGGTACGCGGGGGCGGCGGTGCCTTCGGCGTCGTGACCGCCTTTGAGTTCGAAGCACATCAGATCGGAACCGAGTTGGCCACGGTCGAGACGTGGCACCCGATCGAGGACGCGACGGCGGCCTTCGAGACCTGGCGCGACTTCGTCGAGACCGCGCCACGAACCGTGAGCGGCGAAGCGATCATCTGGGGGGTTCCCGAGGATCCCCACTTCCCGGAGGAGTATCACAACAAGTCGGTTGCCATCATCACCGCCGTCCATTCCGGCGACGACAGAGAGGGCGAGGAACTCCTCCGCCCGCTTCGGGAATTCGGCTCGCCATTGTTCGACTTCAGCGGTCGAACGCGATACCTCGACCTCCAGCAGGGGTTCGATCCGTTTTTCCCGGCCCAGAAGCACCGGTACTACCAGGGATCGGTCTACCTCGATTCGCTCGACGACGACACAATCACCGACATCGTCGACCGGGAGGGATCGCGTCCGGATCCGAGGATCCTCTACTACGTCTGGAACCTGGGTGGTGCGATCGCCGACGTCCCGGAACACGCCACGGCCTTCAGCGGTCGAGAGCATCCGTACCTCCTCGCCCTCGACTGCAAGTGGGATGACCCCGAGGCAGACGAGGCGGTTCTCGACTGGGCGCGATCCTTCCAGCGGGACATGGAGATCCACTCACCGGGCGGGGGTTATCGAAACTTCCCTGGACTTGGCGAGGCGGACGACATCGACTCCGAGCGGTCACCCCGAGGCGACGAGACGACCGACCGATTAATCGAGTTGAAAGACCAATACGACCCGACGAACGTATTCAGCCGCAATCACAGCGTCAGGCCGTCCGAATCGGAACGGGCTGACGGAGGCACAGGCCATGAGTGA
- a CDS encoding DUF1330 domain-containing protein, with the protein MPKEYVLSGKGIADMNRYVNEYLPATRATVDEYGGTLLIYEFDPESVEGEWDYAHTIVAEFSSADAA; encoded by the coding sequence ATGCCCAAAGAGTACGTCCTATCGGGTAAGGGAATCGCGGACATGAATCGGTATGTGAACGAGTATCTTCCGGCCACACGAGCCACCGTGGATGAATACGGCGGCACGTTACTGATCTACGAATTCGACCCTGAATCGGTCGAAGGCGAATGGGATTATGCCCACACCATCGTTGCCGAATTTTCATCCGCGGACGCAGCGTAA
- a CDS encoding rhodanese-like domain-containing protein → MSETDQRRPSRVQRPRHKNGVKPGYEELVRAAEASVGTYTPAEAIDMVGETGVLFIDVRDAVELSDGMVSGAIHASRGRLEAHLDPDNPRYVCELDDAAEIIFYCASGARSALAAQRAQELGYDRVRYLDGGIAAWTDAGGQRQAIDN, encoded by the coding sequence ATGAGTGAGACCGACCAGCGTAGGCCATCCAGGGTACAGCGGCCCCGGCACAAGAATGGTGTCAAGCCTGGATACGAGGAGTTGGTTCGCGCGGCCGAAGCCAGCGTCGGGACGTATACGCCAGCGGAAGCGATCGATATGGTCGGCGAAACCGGCGTTCTCTTCATCGATGTCCGCGACGCTGTCGAGCTGTCTGACGGGATGGTTTCCGGAGCCATCCACGCGTCCAGGGGACGGCTCGAGGCTCATCTGGATCCCGACAATCCACGGTACGTGTGTGAACTCGACGACGCGGCCGAGATAATCTTCTACTGTGCGAGTGGAGCGCGTTCGGCACTCGCTGCCCAGCGGGCTCAGGAACTGGGATACGATCGCGTTCGGTACCTCGATGGTGGGATCGCCGCGTGGACGGACGCTGGTGGACAGAGACAGGCGATCGATAACTGA